The following proteins are encoded in a genomic region of Bosea beijingensis:
- a CDS encoding dienelactone hydrolase family protein, whose product MIGRLVRACVIALFPLAASLSPASAFEKVAFPSRDPVGLVGWLARPAGAGPFPVVIGLHGCAGLYARSGEINARESDWSRRLTSAGYAVLLVDSFGPRGIKALCNDRERSLTPAGRASDAFAAIDWLDKQSFTMKQRIALIGWSNGGSTALRVAGASEAKRLRHVIAFYPGCRVILKRGWQAQTDTAILQGLADDWTPAAPCEELARSGGARFVGFPGAYHDFDHPSLPLRERKAAYSQRPDGMVTIGSDPKARAEAIDAVMAILKKP is encoded by the coding sequence ATGATTGGCCGCCTTGTTCGCGCTTGCGTCATCGCACTTTTCCCGCTCGCAGCGTCACTCAGCCCTGCGAGCGCCTTCGAGAAAGTGGCGTTCCCATCGCGCGATCCGGTTGGTCTCGTCGGCTGGCTGGCGCGGCCGGCAGGAGCGGGCCCCTTCCCGGTCGTCATCGGCCTGCATGGCTGCGCCGGGCTCTATGCGCGCTCAGGCGAGATCAATGCCCGCGAAAGCGACTGGTCGCGGCGCCTGACCAGCGCAGGCTATGCCGTGCTCCTCGTCGACAGCTTCGGGCCTCGCGGCATCAAGGCGCTGTGCAATGACCGGGAGCGCTCGCTGACACCGGCGGGCCGTGCGAGCGATGCCTTCGCCGCGATCGATTGGCTGGACAAGCAGAGCTTCACGATGAAGCAGCGCATAGCGCTGATCGGCTGGTCGAATGGCGGCTCGACGGCGCTGCGCGTCGCCGGTGCATCGGAGGCGAAGCGCCTGCGTCATGTCATCGCCTTCTACCCCGGCTGCCGCGTCATCCTGAAGCGCGGCTGGCAGGCGCAGACGGATACCGCGATCTTACAGGGCCTCGCCGATGACTGGACGCCGGCGGCGCCTTGCGAGGAACTGGCCCGCAGCGGCGGAGCGCGCTTCGTCGGGTTTCCGGGCGCCTATCACGATTTCGACCACCCGAGCTTGCCCCTGCGCGAGCGCAAGGCGGCTTACTCCCAGCGGCCCGACGGCATGGTCACGATCGGCAGCGACCCCAAGGCCCGCGCCGAGGCGATCGACGCGGTGATGGCGATTTTGAAGAAGCCTTAG
- a CDS encoding AtpZ/AtpI family protein — protein sequence MSEPDPNASDSELRARLGSLKSAIKRAEESEKPGASPVREDKALAGAMSSGFRAATDLAGGIIAGALIGYLGDRWLGTSPFLLIAFLVIGAIAGFRSVYRLGSRPTSGSKGDPKAN from the coding sequence ATGTCCGAACCCGACCCAAACGCCTCAGACTCGGAGTTGCGCGCAAGACTGGGCTCCCTGAAATCCGCGATCAAGCGGGCGGAAGAGAGCGAAAAGCCGGGCGCGAGCCCGGTTAGAGAGGACAAGGCGCTTGCGGGCGCGATGTCCTCAGGCTTTCGCGCCGCGACGGATCTCGCAGGTGGCATCATCGCAGGCGCCCTGATCGGGTACCTCGGCGACCGATGGCTTGGAACGTCCCCGTTCCTGCTGATCGCCTTCCTGGTGATCGGAGCCATCGCGGGCTTCAGATCCGTCTATCGGCTCGGTTCGCGTCCGACCTCCGGGTCGAAGGGCGATCCGAAGGCGAATTGA
- a CDS encoding F0F1 ATP synthase subunit C, with protein sequence MDPVAAKFIGAGLASLGMGLAAIGVGTIFGNFLSGALRNPSAADGQFPRAFIGAALAEGLGIFAFVVALVLLFVV encoded by the coding sequence ATGGATCCTGTTGCAGCCAAGTTCATCGGCGCCGGCCTCGCCTCGCTCGGCATGGGCCTCGCCGCCATCGGCGTCGGCACCATCTTCGGCAACTTCCTCTCGGGCGCCCTGCGCAACCCGTCGGCCGCTGACGGCCAGTTCCCGCGCGCCTTCATCGGCGCGGCGCTCGCCGAAGGTCTGGGCATCTTCGCGTTCGTCGTCGCGCTCGTCCTGCTCTTCGTGGTCTGA
- a CDS encoding L,D-transpeptidase family protein has product MSARPSILALAAAALLASTALVRANEPSYGPNTYDRTLEALSAHEDVANRGGWPKVPASAASLKPDSQGPDVVALKQRLLASGDLAPEAMAGDIYDANVTEAVKHFQRRHGLSDLGTVGRLTLKAMNTPVEARLNQLTATLERLKGNGFNFASRYVVVNIPGASVEAVENGSVAQRHLAVVGRPDRPSPVIQANITSVNLNPYWTAPMSIVKADIIPQMRKDPSFIAKSNMKLLGAENKEIDPASVNWATLKNPYFYVRQEPGPTNSLGQMKIDMPNSDAVYMHDTPKKALFRNDVRFNSSGCARIEGVRDLAAWLLEGSEWNRQSIEDEIAKGERKNIALKKQVPVAWVYLTGWQGADGQVQFRDDIYGLDTPQGIVTSTIQARKPKPKATAAVPPARPPAAPKTAAGNPPAAPTTASN; this is encoded by the coding sequence ATGTCTGCGCGTCCCTCCATCCTCGCTCTTGCGGCGGCTGCCCTGCTGGCCTCGACGGCGCTCGTGCGTGCCAACGAGCCGAGCTATGGCCCGAATACCTATGACCGCACTCTCGAGGCGTTGAGCGCCCATGAGGATGTCGCCAACCGTGGCGGCTGGCCCAAGGTGCCGGCGAGTGCCGCTTCCCTGAAGCCGGATTCGCAAGGGCCGGATGTCGTCGCGCTGAAGCAGCGCCTGCTCGCCAGCGGCGATCTCGCGCCGGAAGCCATGGCCGGCGATATCTATGATGCCAACGTGACCGAGGCCGTGAAGCACTTCCAGCGCCGTCACGGCCTGTCGGATCTCGGCACGGTCGGCCGCTTGACCCTCAAAGCGATGAACACGCCGGTCGAAGCGCGCCTGAACCAGCTCACCGCGACGCTGGAGCGCCTCAAGGGCAACGGCTTCAACTTCGCCAGCCGCTATGTCGTGGTGAACATTCCCGGCGCCAGCGTCGAGGCGGTCGAGAACGGCTCGGTCGCCCAGCGCCATCTCGCCGTTGTCGGCCGGCCGGACCGGCCGTCGCCGGTGATCCAGGCCAATATCACCTCGGTCAACCTGAACCCCTACTGGACGGCGCCGATGTCGATCGTGAAGGCCGACATTATTCCGCAGATGCGGAAGGATCCGAGCTTCATCGCCAAGTCGAACATGAAGCTGCTCGGTGCCGAAAACAAGGAAATCGACCCGGCGAGCGTCAACTGGGCGACCCTGAAGAACCCCTATTTCTACGTGCGTCAGGAGCCGGGCCCGACCAACTCGCTCGGTCAGATGAAGATCGACATGCCGAACAGCGATGCGGTCTACATGCACGACACGCCGAAAAAGGCGCTGTTCCGCAACGACGTGCGCTTCAATTCGTCCGGCTGCGCCCGCATCGAGGGCGTTCGTGACCTCGCGGCCTGGCTGCTTGAGGGTTCGGAATGGAACCGCCAGTCGATCGAGGACGAGATCGCGAAAGGCGAGCGCAAGAACATTGCGCTTAAGAAGCAGGTGCCGGTTGCCTGGGTATATCTGACAGGCTGGCAGGGCGCCGACGGGCAGGTCCAGTTCCGCGACGACATCTACGGGCTCGACACGCCGCAAGGCATCGTCACCTCGACGATCCAGGCCCGCAAGCCCAAGCCCAAGGCGACCGCCGCCGTTCCGCCGGCAAGGCCGCCTGCGGCGCCGAAGACCGCTGCGGGCAACCCCCCGGCTGCGCCGACCACCGCCAGCAACTGA
- the gcvPA gene encoding aminomethyl-transferring glycine dehydrogenase subunit GcvPA, translating into MRYLPLTDIDREDMLARIGVSDVDALFSDVPAGKLLKAPVDLPRAKGELEVERILGKMAGKNTAASAVPFFVGAGAYKHHVPATVDHLIQRSEFLTSYTPYQPEIAQGTLQYLFEFQTQVAALTGMEVANASMYDGSTGTGEAVLMAHRVTRRRKAVLSGGLHPHYTAVVETLSEMANDEVVALTPDVSASEDILSQIDDSTSCVVVQSPDVFGNLRDLKPIAEKAHAHGALLIAVFTEVVSLGAVVPPGAQDADIVVGEGQSIGNALNFGGPYVGLFAAKSKYIRQMPGRLCGETVDSTGQRGFVLTLSTREQHIRRDKATSNICTNSGLCVLAFTIHMTLLGQTGLARLAEVNHANAVKLADALAGVEGVAVLNDSFFNEFTVKLKKPAAEVVEVLAAKGILAGVPVSRLLPRAGLDDLLIVASTEVNTDEDRAALVAALVEVL; encoded by the coding sequence ATGCGCTATCTCCCGCTCACCGATATCGACCGCGAGGACATGCTCGCGCGGATCGGCGTCTCCGATGTCGACGCGCTGTTCAGCGACGTGCCGGCCGGCAAGCTACTGAAGGCCCCGGTCGATCTGCCCCGCGCCAAGGGCGAGCTCGAGGTCGAGCGCATCCTCGGCAAGATGGCCGGCAAGAACACCGCCGCCTCGGCTGTGCCGTTCTTCGTTGGTGCCGGAGCCTACAAGCACCATGTCCCGGCGACGGTGGATCACCTGATCCAGCGCTCGGAATTCCTGACCAGCTATACGCCCTATCAGCCCGAGATCGCGCAGGGCACGCTGCAATATCTCTTCGAGTTCCAGACCCAGGTCGCCGCCCTGACCGGCATGGAGGTCGCCAACGCCTCTATGTATGACGGCTCGACCGGCACCGGCGAGGCCGTGCTGATGGCGCATCGCGTCACCAGGCGTCGCAAGGCGGTGCTCTCCGGCGGCCTGCATCCGCATTACACCGCGGTCGTCGAGACCCTCTCCGAGATGGCCAATGACGAGGTCGTGGCCCTGACGCCCGACGTCTCGGCCAGCGAGGATATTCTTTCCCAGATCGACGACAGCACGTCCTGCGTCGTCGTCCAGTCGCCGGACGTGTTCGGCAACCTGCGCGACCTGAAGCCGATCGCCGAGAAGGCCCATGCCCATGGCGCCCTGCTGATCGCGGTCTTCACCGAGGTCGTCTCGCTCGGCGCCGTCGTGCCGCCGGGTGCGCAGGACGCCGATATCGTCGTCGGCGAGGGCCAGTCGATCGGCAATGCCCTGAATTTCGGCGGCCCGTATGTCGGCCTCTTCGCCGCCAAGTCCAAATATATCCGCCAGATGCCGGGCCGGCTCTGCGGCGAGACCGTCGATTCGACCGGTCAGCGCGGCTTCGTGCTGACGCTCTCGACCCGCGAGCAGCATATCCGCCGCGACAAGGCGACCTCGAACATCTGCACCAATTCCGGCCTCTGCGTGCTGGCCTTCACCATCCACATGACGCTGCTGGGCCAGACCGGCCTCGCCCGTCTTGCGGAAGTGAACCACGCCAATGCCGTGAAGCTCGCCGACGCGCTCGCGGGCGTCGAGGGCGTGGCCGTCCTCAACGACAGCTTCTTCAACGAGTTCACCGTGAAGCTGAAGAAGCCCGCCGCCGAGGTCGTCGAGGTGCTCGCCGCCAAGGGCATTCTGGCCGGCGTTCCCGTCTCGCGGCTCCTGCCCCGGGCCGGACTGGACGACCTGCTGATCGTCGCCTCGACCGAGGTGAATACCGATGAAGATCGGGCGGCCCTCGTGGCGGCGCTCGTGGAGGTGCTGTGA
- a CDS encoding F0F1 ATP synthase subunit A → MAAGGGIDPIHQFQITNLVELKPLGINLSFTNTSLWMVIVLGVVSALMIYGSSQRAVVPGRLQSLAEMTYEFVASTLTGVMGKEGMKFFPFVFSLFMFVLASNMLGMIPGSFTVTSQIIVTAAFAVLIISVVVIYGIVKHGSHFFGLFVPSGVPGWLLPFIVLIEIVSFLSRPVSLSLRLFGNMLAGHIALKVFGGFVVALIAAGGAATIIAPLPLLLAVALTAMEFLVAFLQAYVFAILTCVYLNDALHPGH, encoded by the coding sequence ATGGCGGCCGGCGGCGGAATCGATCCGATCCACCAATTCCAAATCACGAATCTCGTTGAGCTGAAGCCGCTCGGCATCAACCTGTCGTTCACCAACACTTCGCTGTGGATGGTGATCGTGCTCGGCGTCGTCTCGGCGCTGATGATCTACGGCTCGAGCCAGCGCGCGGTCGTTCCCGGCCGTCTGCAGTCGCTCGCCGAGATGACCTACGAATTCGTCGCCTCCACGCTGACCGGCGTGATGGGCAAGGAAGGCATGAAGTTCTTCCCGTTCGTGTTCTCGCTGTTCATGTTCGTGCTGGCGAGCAACATGCTCGGCATGATCCCCGGCTCGTTCACCGTCACCAGCCAGATCATCGTCACCGCCGCCTTCGCCGTGCTCATCATCAGCGTCGTCGTGATCTATGGCATCGTGAAGCATGGCAGCCATTTCTTCGGCCTGTTCGTGCCGTCGGGCGTGCCCGGCTGGCTCCTGCCCTTCATCGTGCTGATCGAAATCGTTTCGTTCCTGTCACGCCCGGTTTCGCTGTCGCTTCGTCTGTTCGGCAACATGCTGGCCGGCCATATCGCGCTCAAGGTCTTTGGCGGCTTCGTCGTCGCGCTCATCGCCGCGGGTGGCGCTGCAACCATCATCGCGCCGCTGCCGCTGCTACTGGCGGTCGCGCTCACCGCGATGGAGTTCCTCGTCGCCTTCCTGCAGGCCTATGTCTTCGCGATCCTGACCTGCGTCTATCTCAACGACGCGCTGCACCCCGGCCACTGA
- the gcvH gene encoding glycine cleavage system protein GcvH, which translates to MAETRYSKDHEYIRIEGDVGTVGISDYAQSQLGDVVFVELPSVGKALSKGGEAAVVESVKAASEVYAPVSGEVVEVNGELEGAPGTVNEDPAGKGWFLKIKIKDAGELDALMSEAEYQDYVKSL; encoded by the coding sequence ATGGCCGAGACCCGTTACAGCAAGGACCACGAGTATATCCGCATCGAGGGTGACGTCGGCACCGTCGGCATCTCCGACTACGCCCAGTCGCAGCTCGGCGACGTCGTCTTCGTCGAGCTCCCGAGCGTCGGCAAGGCGCTGTCCAAGGGCGGCGAAGCTGCCGTGGTCGAGAGCGTCAAGGCCGCCTCCGAAGTCTACGCCCCGGTCTCCGGCGAGGTCGTCGAGGTCAATGGCGAGCTCGAGGGCGCGCCCGGCACCGTCAACGAGGACCCGGCCGGCAAGGGCTGGTTTCTGAAGATCAAGATCAAGGACGCCGGCGAGCTCGACGCGCTGATGAGCGAGGCCGAGTACCAGGACTACGTGAAGTCGCTCTGA
- a CDS encoding ATP F0F1 synthase subunit B (Produces ATP from ADP in the presence of a proton gradient across the membrane. Subunit B is part of the membrane proton channel.), whose translation MDTFWVGVALVIFLAILVKFGVPSAIVKALDARGEKVAQELAEARRLRQEAEKLLAEYDAKRKAAEAEAAEIVSSANDEAKRLAAEAEAKLADFVARRTKAAEEKIAQAESQAEAEVRAAAAEAATKAAETILRGQMAGKAGEAAFAAGLSEVKAKLN comes from the coding sequence ATGGATACTTTCTGGGTCGGCGTCGCGCTCGTCATCTTCCTGGCCATTCTGGTCAAGTTCGGCGTGCCGAGCGCGATCGTGAAGGCGCTCGACGCCCGCGGCGAGAAGGTCGCGCAGGAGCTGGCGGAAGCCCGGCGCCTGCGTCAGGAGGCCGAGAAGCTGCTTGCCGAGTACGATGCCAAGCGCAAGGCCGCCGAGGCCGAAGCCGCCGAGATCGTCTCATCCGCCAATGACGAGGCCAAGCGCCTCGCGGCGGAAGCCGAGGCCAAGCTCGCCGATTTCGTCGCCCGCCGCACCAAGGCGGCCGAGGAGAAGATCGCCCAGGCCGAGAGCCAGGCCGAGGCCGAGGTTCGTGCCGCGGCTGCGGAGGCTGCCACCAAGGCCGCCGAGACCATCCTGCGCGGCCAGATGGCCGGCAAGGCTGGCGAAGCCGCCTTCGCGGCCGGGCTTAGCGAGGTCAAGGCCAAGCTCAACTGA
- the gcvPB gene encoding aminomethyl-transferring glycine dehydrogenase subunit GcvPB, whose translation MLNRQGRPTQAGEASHEEHLTFTGNKALQQVEPLIFEIGHHESTGVDIDKPAPFKSRLGKHARQGEIGLPGLSEPETMRHFVRLSQKNYGIDTGLFPLGSCTMKHNARLNEKVARLPGFSDVHPLQPTSTVPGALDLMLELARYLMTLTGMPAVALSPKAGAHGEACGMMAIKAAIAAKGEGATRNVVLVPESAHGTNPATAALIGFSVKAVPARPDGTVAVEDVKALLGPDIAAIMLTNPNTCGIFEPQIVEIAAAMHEAGAYFYCDGANFNAIVGKARPGDLGVDAMHINLHKTFSTPHGGGGPGAGPVVLSERLAPFAPVPFIHVENGKPHLVESRGEAPAGNQPFGRMTAFHGQMGMYVRALAYMLSHGSDGMRQASEDAVLNANYIRAGLSDLMSLPFPDHPSMHEVLFDDEWLKGSGVSTLDFAKAMIDEGYHPMTVYFPLVVHGAMLIEPTESESKAALDLFIATLRDLAIAAKGNDKERFTSAPHHAPIRRLDETRAARSPVLKWEKPAAAKAAE comes from the coding sequence ATGTTGAACCGTCAGGGACGTCCCACCCAGGCCGGCGAGGCCTCGCATGAAGAGCACCTCACCTTCACCGGCAACAAGGCTCTCCAGCAGGTCGAGCCGCTGATCTTCGAGATCGGCCATCATGAGTCGACCGGCGTCGATATCGACAAGCCGGCGCCCTTCAAGTCACGCCTCGGCAAGCATGCCCGCCAGGGCGAGATTGGCCTGCCCGGCCTCTCCGAGCCCGAGACGATGCGCCACTTCGTGCGCCTCAGCCAGAAGAACTACGGCATCGATACCGGGCTCTTCCCGCTCGGCTCCTGCACGATGAAGCACAATGCCCGCCTCAACGAGAAGGTGGCGCGGCTGCCGGGTTTCTCCGACGTGCATCCGCTCCAGCCGACCTCGACCGTGCCCGGCGCGCTCGACCTGATGCTCGAGCTCGCCCGCTACCTGATGACGCTGACCGGCATGCCGGCCGTGGCTCTTTCTCCGAAGGCCGGCGCCCATGGCGAGGCCTGCGGCATGATGGCGATCAAGGCTGCGATCGCCGCCAAGGGTGAGGGCGCGACCCGCAATGTCGTGCTCGTCCCCGAATCGGCCCATGGCACCAACCCGGCCACCGCAGCCCTGATCGGCTTCTCGGTGAAGGCGGTCCCGGCCCGTCCGGACGGCACCGTCGCGGTCGAGGACGTCAAGGCACTGCTCGGACCGGACATCGCCGCGATCATGCTGACCAATCCGAACACCTGCGGCATCTTCGAGCCTCAGATCGTCGAGATCGCAGCGGCGATGCATGAGGCCGGCGCCTATTTCTACTGCGACGGCGCCAACTTCAACGCGATCGTCGGCAAAGCCCGTCCGGGCGATCTCGGCGTCGATGCCATGCATATCAACCTGCACAAGACCTTCTCGACGCCCCATGGCGGCGGTGGTCCCGGTGCCGGCCCGGTGGTGCTCTCCGAGCGTCTGGCGCCCTTCGCGCCGGTGCCCTTCATCCATGTCGAGAACGGCAAGCCGCATCTGGTCGAGTCGCGCGGCGAGGCGCCGGCGGGCAACCAGCCCTTCGGCCGCATGACCGCCTTCCACGGCCAGATGGGCATGTATGTCCGCGCCTTGGCCTACATGTTGAGCCATGGCTCGGACGGCATGCGCCAGGCTTCCGAGGATGCGGTTCTCAATGCGAACTACATCCGCGCCGGGCTCAGTGACCTGATGTCGCTGCCCTTCCCGGACCATCCGTCGATGCACGAGGTGTTGTTCGACGACGAATGGCTGAAGGGCTCGGGCGTCTCCACGCTCGATTTCGCCAAGGCGATGATCGACGAGGGCTACCACCCGATGACGGTTTATTTCCCGCTCGTCGTCCACGGCGCCATGCTGATCGAGCCGACCGAATCGGAATCGAAGGCGGCGCTCGACCTGTTCATCGCGACGCTGCGCGACCTCGCCATCGCGGCCAAGGGCAATGACAAGGAGCGCTTCACCAGCGCCCCGCATCACGCCCCGATCCGGCGCCTGGACGAGACCCGCGCCGCCCGTTCGCCGGTCCTGAAATGGGAAAAGCCGGCCGCGGCGAAGGCGGCGGAGTAA
- a CDS encoding F0F1 ATP synthase subunit B' — protein MAVASFAALLAGAAQAATPGLSGEKASFPPFDPTHFASNLFWLAVTFGALYWLMSKVALPRLGSILEERADTIGRDLDQATEMQAKAEDMAQAYEKALGEARKNAQGIAQTAREAGAKASDAQRHATEAELAAKMAQAEATIAKTKTKAMGNVRDLGSDIATAIVTKLTGQAPSASEASAAVDQAMTRG, from the coding sequence GTGGCTGTCGCCTCGTTCGCTGCTCTGCTGGCGGGTGCGGCGCAGGCTGCCACTCCGGGCCTGAGCGGCGAGAAGGCCTCCTTCCCGCCCTTCGATCCCACGCATTTCGCCAGCAACCTGTTCTGGCTCGCGGTCACCTTCGGTGCCCTTTACTGGCTGATGTCCAAGGTTGCGCTGCCGCGCCTCGGCTCCATCCTGGAAGAGCGTGCCGACACGATCGGCCGCGATCTCGACCAGGCCACTGAGATGCAGGCCAAGGCCGAGGACATGGCGCAGGCCTATGAGAAGGCCCTCGGCGAAGCCCGGAAGAACGCCCAGGGCATCGCCCAGACGGCGCGCGAAGCCGGCGCCAAGGCGAGCGACGCCCAGCGCCACGCTACCGAGGCCGAGCTTGCCGCCAAGATGGCGCAGGCCGAGGCGACCATCGCCAAGACCAAGACCAAGGCGATGGGCAATGTCCGCGATCTCGGCAGCGACATCGCCACCGCGATCGTCACCAAGCTGACCGGTCAGGCTCCCAGCGCCAGCGAGGCGTCGGCGGCTGTCGACCAGGCCATGACGCGCGGCTGA